In Argiope bruennichi chromosome X1, qqArgBrue1.1, whole genome shotgun sequence, a single window of DNA contains:
- the LOC129959187 gene encoding uncharacterized protein LOC129959187 produces MALRRFFARRGRVNIIYTDNGTNFVGSSNALKNLDWEKIMSFSTIKKIKWNFNPPTAAWWERMIRMLKEILRRILGRKSIDYEELETLICDCEATINSRPLTYIEDNSEDLRSLTPACFLQSIPSSDTTDLDEIDNKSLNRRLRFVQKLRHDLRTRFRNEYLAMLVHKNRHTRDESLNVGDIILLETDGKRLHWPLGIVTEILPGADGHSRVARVRTAQGEKLRPFQRLYSLEIRSSEKLPFIAQQKDKDTNTQLPATPAVSDQDSSEDDDYITKVTPYVVTKAGRRIKIPNRLDL; encoded by the coding sequence ATggctttaagaagattttttgctAGGAGAGGTCGAGTTAATATAATCTACACTGATAACGGCACCAACTTCGTTGGTTCAAGTAATGCCTTGAAAAATCTAGATTGGGAGAAGATTATGTCGTTTTCcactatcaagaaaattaaatggaatttcaacccTCCAACTGCTGCATGGTGGGAGCGGATGATTCGCATGCTAAAAGAAATCCTAAGGAGAATTTTGGGCCGAAAGAGTATTGATTATGAAGAATTGGAAACTCTTATATGTGACTGTGAAGCTACAATAAATTCCAGGCCTCTCACATATATTGAAGATAATTCAGAAGATCTAAGGTCACTGACACCTGCTTGTTTCTTGCAAAGCATTCCTAGTAGTGATACAACTGATTTAGACGAAATCGACAATAAAAGCCTAAATAGAAGATTACGTTTTGTTCAAAAACTACGGCATGATTTAAGAACGAGATTTCGCAACGAATACTTAGCAATGTTAGTGCATAAAAATCGTCACACCCGAGATGAATCTTTGAATGTTGGAGACATAATTCTCCTTGAAACTGATGGAAAACGCCTTCACTGGCCCTTAGGAATTGTAACTGAAATCCTCCCTGGAGCAGATGGACATTCAAGAGTCGCCAGAGTAAGAACAGCTCAAGGGGAAAAATTAAGACCATTCCAGAGACTTTATTCCTTGGAAATCAGAAGTTCTGAAAAATTACCATTCATTGCTCAGCAAAAGGATAAAGACACAAACACTCAACTTCCTGCAACTCCAGCTGTTTCAGATCAAGATTCCAGTGAAGATGATGATTATATAACCAAAGTAACTCCTTATGTTGTCACTAAAGCTGGACGGCGTATTAAAATTCCCAATAGACTCGATTTAtaa